ATCCTTATTTTTTGTTCTTTATCTTTTTCGGCATTCTGGTATCGATCCCCAACACGGTGAACAATACGTTCATGTCTCTGTATATCAACGATATGGGAGGCTCCAAGACGATGGTCGGACTGGCCGTATTCCTCTCCTCCATCGTTGAAGTGGGCGTCTTCATGCTGTGCGACCGCTACTTGCGGCGCAAAATCTCCGTTCTCATCGGCTGGCTGGCGCTGGTCAGTCTATTGTTCGCGCTGCGGTGGTGGCTGATGGCGCAGTCGACGACGCCACTTGAGGTGGCGTTCATTCAAATTTTGCATTCGGTAACGTTCGGCGGCTTCTTTTATGTCGGCACCGAGCTGACGATGCTGCTCATCCCCCTCCCGTACCGCTCCTCCGGACAAGCCCTATATACGCTGTCCTTGAGCGGAATTTCGGGAATGCTGGGCGGCGTCCTGGGCGGATGGCTATTCCAGTATCTCGGCGCCCAGAGCATGTACGAATTCTGTGTTTTTCTCGCGCTCATCGGGGCGCTTGGATACGGAGGCATGTGGCTGTTCGTCAAAAGAGACGATTACCGGCCCCACGCGGTGACCGAGGATACACATGAAGAAGACGGGGTTTAGCTCCGCTTTATGAAGTCTCTCCGGCCATTTGTTTGTCCAGCTGCTCCAATACGAAAGGCCATGCCTGCCCATGCGCGTTTTTGGACTCCTCATCATAAAATCCAGCATGCGTGAGACTTAGCAGCGTACCGCTATGCCGGGGAACCAGCTCGACCGTGACAACCGTCTCGGCTCCTTTCGTCCCCCCTCTCCCGTAACCCATGTCATTTCAACAAGGCGGTCCTGTTCGAGCCTGAGAAACCGGCCGTAATGGGGATGACGCCGAACTGCGCTGTCCGTCCCGGTGGGGGAGATGGTCTCAAAAAAGAATACGGTGTTGACTTCACCCTGCATAATCACCGAACCGGGCGCCGCAAACCAACGGTCAAACCGCCGGGTCCACGCTTGAAAAAGAACTTCAGGCAAAGCATCCATCTGCCGCTCCACTTTCAAAGAAAAAGCCATCGAATCCTCATTCCTTTCTGTTATTTATTAAAGGGTTAAACTCTTTGAATTGCAAAAAAACGGCTGTCACGCTTTCGGGCGGCAGCCGTTTCTTCTGCTTGTCTTATGATTTCAGCCTAGCCCTGCTTCGGCGGGTGGTACGAACTCTTGAGCGAAACGATCAGGTTGAAGACCGGATTGCCGGGCTGCGAATACCGGCTGTCGACGTTAAAATAACCGTGACGGAAGAACTGGAACTTGTCCTGCGGCTTGCTGTCCTTCAGCTCCGGCTCCACGAAGCCGTGCAGAATTTCGATCGACTTCGGGTTCAGCTGATCCAGGAACGATTGCGCGGGCTTGACCGCACCTTCCAGCTCATCGGCTTCTCCTTCGCCTTCCGGTTCCTCCGCGAGAATCAGCGGCTCATACAGACGGAATTCCGCCGCAGCGGCATGGCTTGCCTCCACCCAGTGCAGCGTCCCTTTCACCTTGCGGCCGGTAAACCCGCTGCCGCTCTTCGTCTCCGGATCGTAGGTACAGTGGAGCTCGGTCACTTCGCCGTTCTCATCCTTGATTACTTCGTTGCACTTGATGAAATAGGCATGCTTCAGGCGCACTTCATTGCCCGGAAACAACCGGAAATACTTACTCGGCGGATTCTCCATAAAATCGTCGCGCTCAATGTAAATCTCGCGGGAGAACGGAATTTGCCGGCTGCCCATTTCCTCGTTCTCGCTGTTATTTTCCGCTTCCAGCCATTCGACCTGACCCTCGGGATAGTTCGTAATGACAACCTTCAGCGGGCGAAGCACCGCCATCGTGCGGGGCGCCTTCAGCTTCAGATCCTCGCGGATAAAGTGCTCCAGCATTTGCAGATCGACCAGACCCTGGCTTTTGGAAATGCCCGTCTCGTACACGAAGCTGCGGATGGCCTCCGGCGTATAGCCGCGGCGGCGAAGCCCGGAAATCGTCGGCATGCGCGGGTCGTCCCAGCCGTCGACATGCCCTTCGTCCACCAGCAGCTTGAGCTTCCGCTTGCTCGTTACGGTCTGCGCCAGATTCAGGCGCCCGAATTCGTATTGATGCGGCACGGCTGGCATCTCGCATTCGGCGATGACCCAGTCGTAGAACGGACGCTGATCCTCGAACTCCAGAGAACAGAGGGAATGCGTCACGCCTTCGATGGCATCTTCAAGCGGATGCGCGTAGGTGTACATCGGGTAGATGCACCATTTGTCGCCCGTATTGTGATGATGGGCATGGGAAATCCGGTAAATGACCGGATCGCGCAGGTTGATGTTGGGCGAAGCCATATCGATCTTGGCGCGCAGCACCTTCTCGCCGTCCTTGAACTCGCCCGCGCGCATGCGGCGGAACAGATCGAGACTCTCTTCTACGCTGCGGTCGCGGTAGGGGCTGTTCTTCCCCGGTTCGGTCAGCGTGCCGCGAAGCTCGCGAATTTGGTCCGCGCTGAGATCGTCCACGTAAGCCTTGCCCTTGTTAATCAAAAGCTCCGCCCGTTCATACATTTCTTCGAAATAGTCGGAGGCGAAGCGCAGGTTCTCCCAAGTGTAACCGAGCCATTTCACATCTTGCTCGATCGATTTGACGTACTCCGTATCTTCCTTGAGCGGATTCGTATCGTCAAAGCGCAGGTTCGTCTTGCCTCCGAACTCACCCGCAAGCGTGAAATTGATCCAGATCGCCTTGGCGTGTCCAATATGCAGATAGCCGTTCGGTTCAGGGGGGAACCGGGTGACGACTTCGTTAACTTTGCCAGAGCGGAGATCTTCGGTAATGACATTTTTAATGAAATTGGAGGGGGTGATCCGGTTCTCCACAGCAATCAACCTTTCGTTCGTTAATTCTTGTCCTTGTTCCTTGTATAAACAGGTTTCCTATTAATATACCCGTTACGCCGGGATTGTTCAATAAAATGGCATACCCTGCCAAGGCGCCTTTTCCTTTTGACTTCCCTCCGGGTCATGGAGTAGCATGAGGTTCAAGGGAGGTTAAAGGATGAAACCGATCAAAATGACAAAAGAGCATCGGGAAACGATGCTTGATCATATTCAGGAATATTTCGAGGTTGAACGCGGCGAGAGCATCGGGCGTCTTGCGGCGGACAACCTGCTGGACTTTTTCATGAAAGAGCTTGGACCTATCGTCTACAACCAGGCGCTGAGCGACTGCCGGACCCTGACAATGCAGCGGATGCAAGGGCTGGAAGAGGATATCTATGCTCTGGAATGGAAAGCATCCCGAAAATAAGCGTCACCGCTAGTGATATTCACAGAACAAAGGGAGGCGGCAGCTTGTTCCATTTTGTGATCGATGATGAGCTTGTCCTGAAGCCTCTGGCGGTGGAGCAGGCCGGGTCCATGCTTTTGCTGGTGGATCAGTCAAGGGAACGTCTGCGCAAATGGCTGCCCTGGGTGGACAGCGTGACGGACCCGTCCCATATGACTACCTTTATCAAAACGGCCATTCGGCAGGGCAGCGACAACGGCGGGTTTACCGCCGGCCTGTGGGTAAGCGGCGAAATGGCCGGCATTATCGGATTTCATGAAATCGACTGGCACAACCGGTCCGTTGGCATCGGCTATTGGCTGGGGGAGAGCTTCGAAGGCAACGGCTATATGACCAGCGCCTGCCGGGTGTTCATCGACCATGCCCTGCTGGAAATGGAGCTTAACCGGGTAGAAATCCGCTGCGCCACGGGCAATATCTCCAGCCGCGCCATTCCCGAGCGTCTGGGCTTCGTCCTGGAGGGCGTGATCCGGGAAGCCGAGAAGCTCCCGTCCGGCTATGTCAACCATGCCGTATACGGCATGGTGCGGGGTGAGTGGAAGCTGCTCCGGTAATTTGAGATACGAGGTGAATAGGAAATGCCGCCGAAAGAGCGCCCATGCCCTCAAATTGGACGGGCGGCTGGCCCTTTTCTGGAATATGTATACCGACGAGAGCAGCACCGTACATAAGGAATATCTCACGATCTGCCGGGAACACGGATTGGTGCGGTTTCAGGGCGGGGATGAAATGGCTGCCAAAAAATAGGGCGGTCCGTACAGCGGCCCCCTCTTACTCCAGCCCGTCCAGCCACCCCTGGAACCGCGACCGGATACCGGACGCCAGAGCTTCCAGCCGGACCAGCTCTTCCAGGCCTTGCTTGTCCCCGCGCCCGGTCGCCATCATCTGCAGCACGCGCGACACCGGCACTCCGCCGTACCCGGAGGAAACCTTCACGATGGCCGAGCCGGAGGCCAGCTCCCCTTCGCGCAGCACCCGGAAATAGAAGCCGCTGAAGCCCGTCCTCAGCACCTCTGCGGGAAATTCCGCCGGGCCGTGCTTTTGCGAGAGCTTGAAGCAGGGGTATCGGGGCTGGCTTACCTGAACGAGCGCGGTCCCGATCTCATAAATGTCGCCGATGCAGACTTCCGTTTCGAGCAGCCCGGCGGTCGCCAGATTTTCTCCGAAGGCGGCGCTGTTCAGCTTTTTGCCAAGCCATTGTTCCCAGTAGGCGTAATGCTCCAATGGATACACGCAGACGGCCTTGTCCGGCCCTCCGTGATTGACCAGATCGGCTTGTCCGTCCCCGGTCAGCCCGTCTGCCGACAGAAGCACGGGACCCTCCACAGGAAATTTGTATATGCCCGTCTCCAGCGTCTTTCCGTGATAAAGGGCCGTTACTGGCATTCCTACGTTCAATGACATGATTTTCATGACCAACCCCGCTTTCTGTTCGCTTCCTTCTGTCGTTCGTCCGTTCTTCCGCTCGGCAGTTCGGTGCCTACATGAGGCGGCAGCTCATAAATACTTCGTCCACATACCGGCCCCCAAGATAAAATTCCTCGCGCAGCCGCCCTTCTTCCCGGAAACCGCATTTGTGATAAAAAGCCAGAGCCGGGACATTGCAGGAAAGCGCGCGCAGCCGAAGCTTGCGGATGCCGCGCTCAGCGGCCAGCTTCTTGACGGCCTCAATCAGGTCCCGGCCGATTCCCGAACGCTGCCGGTCGGGATGAACGGCAATATGAATCTCATAGACATGCCGGTTGCTCTTCATACCGGTAGGACAGCCGAAGCCGACATAGCCGCACAGCTTGTCCCCTTTTACCGCCACAAGCTGGGAGCCAGGAGGCGCATGCAGCAAATAGTCCTCGCTCGACCTCCACGACAAAGCTGCTGGAGCCGTATCCTCGGTCCATATCAGATGATCCAGCATAATCAGCTCGCGAACATCGCGAAGCTCGGAGAGCCGGATCGACAGCGTATCTCTGTCTATGTGAAGCATATTCGTATCCCCCTTGCAAGTAAACGGCGCATTGTTCAAGCACCGATTTATTAAAGCTTCCCATGCTCCGGTCAAGCCGATTTCGCCGATTCCGCCGACTCCGCAAGCAGCGCGCCGCGTCTGCTGCCGTACGCATGAATCAGGAAAAACCCTACCGCGAGCACCGCCACTCCGCAGGCCAGCCAGGCGGTCGGAGCCAAGCCTCCCGCGTCGAACAGGCCGCCCATGAAGTAAGGGCCAAGCACCCTGCCGACCGCTCCGATTCCTCCGGTGAGGCCCAGATAGAATGGAGCGCCCAGCGAGGCATGCTCCGTGATAAACGCCGGCATGGCGGGAGCAATGAGCATTTCGCCAAGCGTCGTCAGCAGCATCGCGAGCAGCATTCCTGCATAGCTCGGCATCGTCAGGATGACGGCGTAGCCGCTTAGGTAAAAGACGGCGCTCGCCGTCATCTGCGCCGCCGATCCGGCCGCGAACCAGCGCTTGATCAAGGCGACCAGCGGCTGGGCGGCGAAGATCAGAATGCCGTTTAGCGTCCACAGGAAGCCATAATATTTCTTCGGCAAACCTTCCGAAATGATGAATGGCGACACTCCCGTATTCCAGATGGAATTGCCGATGAGCAGAAACAGCGAACCGAGGGCCATAAACAGATAGATCCGTGTGTTGCCCATCAGTTTCCAGTTGGAAACGGCCCGCGGCTGCGCCCTCCTGGATTCGCCCGGAACCGGTCCCTGCGCGCCGCCCACTTTTCCCAGATACACAAAGAAAAAAACGGCAAATACGGCGGAGGTGACGCCGTTCATCACGAAGCTCAGCATATAGGAGATATCGGCCAGAAATCCGCTCAGCGCCGTTCCGACCGCCACGCCGATATTGTTGGCGACATAGACGATATTGAACAGCTCGGCCCGCCGCTCCGCGAACCGAAAGCCGATGAACGCCTGGATCGCGGGCATGGAGAGCGCGCCAAACAGTCCCACCAGCCCCATTGCGATCATGAACATCGTCCAGCTTGCGCTTGCCGCCGGGAGGGCGAACAGAGCCAGCGCATTCATGGCCAGCGCACCGACAATCAGCTTGTTCACCCCGACTTTATGATACAGGGCGCCGCCGAGCAGCTGCCCTGCAATCCCGCCAATCGACTGAATCAAAATAACGAGTCCGGCATCCTGCATGCTCCGTCCCAGCTCGTCAAATACATACATCGTAACCAGCGGCCACATCAGCGCGCTGCCGGTCGCGTTAATCAAGCTTGCGATCAGAAATACTTTTATTTCTCTAGGATAGTCATTCAAAAACCTCATCTGCCTATACATCCCCTGTAATCTATGTGTCATTAATGCTATCTAGTATTACGTCTAACAGACGTTCAGGGCAAGCATACGCATTGACGCTTTAACGCAGTTCAACTTCAACGGTGGCTGAGAAAAAGGTTGCTCCCTTTCCCATATCGCTCAGCCGGGAGGGTGTCAGCACATTGCTCCGCTGCGGGCGGTCCTTGCCTTCCCACCACAGCCCCTGGCTGATAACGGTGCCCGGCAGCATACGGTCGGTTACCGACGCCCAAATCTCGATCACGCCGCGGTCGTTATATACCTTGACCTCATCACCGTCGGCAATCCCCCGTTCCGCGGCATCCGCCGGGTGAATTTGCAGAGTCGGCCTTTTCTCCAGACTTTGATGCTTGGCGACATTGGAGAAGGTGGAGTTGAGAAAGTTGTGGTTCGGCGGCGAGATGAACATCAGCGGATACTTATCTTCTTTGCCCGGCCGCCGAATGCCGTCAAAGCCTTCGACAAGCGGAGTGTAGACCGGCAGCGGCGGCAGTCCCGCATTCTCCATTGCCCGCGAATACAGTTCAATCTTGCCGGAAGGGGTGGGCAGATTATCCAGATACCGTTCTTTTGGCGTCATATCCAGTTTGACATGGCGCTCGTTTTTCAGCCGCTCCAGCGTCACTCCGTTCAGATACGGATTGCGCGGATAGTCCAGCGCCTCGCGGATCATGTCTTCCTCACTTTGCCCGAAGGCTTCCTCGTCATAGCCCATGGCCTTGCCAAGCAGCGAGAACAGCTCAACATTGCTCTTGCACTCTCCCGGGGCGGCCAGTACCGGTTCCTGGAGCTGGATATAGTGATGCCAATAAGAGCTGTACAAATCGGTATTTTCAAAAGTCGACGTCGCGGGCAGCACAATGTCGGCGTATTTGGCCGTATCAGTCAGAAAAAGATCATGCACGACCGTGAACAGGTCCTCGCGCGCAAATCCGCGCCGCACCCGCTCCACGTCCGGCGCGACGAC
This region of Paenibacillus sp. URB8-2 genomic DNA includes:
- a CDS encoding GNAT family N-acetyltransferase, whose protein sequence is MLHIDRDTLSIRLSELRDVRELIMLDHLIWTEDTAPAALSWRSSEDYLLHAPPGSQLVAVKGDKLCGYVGFGCPTGMKSNRHVYEIHIAVHPDRQRSGIGRDLIEAVKKLAAERGIRKLRLRALSCNVPALAFYHKCGFREEGRLREEFYLGGRYVDEVFMSCRLM
- a CDS encoding SRPBCC family protein translates to MAFSLKVERQMDALPEVLFQAWTRRFDRWFAAPGSVIMQGEVNTVFFFETISPTGTDSAVRRHPHYGRFLRLEQDRLVEMTWVTGEGGRKEPRRLSRSSWFPGIAVRC
- a CDS encoding MFS transporter produces the protein MRFLNDYPREIKVFLIASLINATGSALMWPLVTMYVFDELGRSMQDAGLVILIQSIGGIAGQLLGGALYHKVGVNKLIVGALAMNALALFALPAASASWTMFMIAMGLVGLFGALSMPAIQAFIGFRFAERRAELFNIVYVANNIGVAVGTALSGFLADISYMLSFVMNGVTSAVFAVFFFVYLGKVGGAQGPVPGESRRAQPRAVSNWKLMGNTRIYLFMALGSLFLLIGNSIWNTGVSPFIISEGLPKKYYGFLWTLNGILIFAAQPLVALIKRWFAAGSAAQMTASAVFYLSGYAVILTMPSYAGMLLAMLLTTLGEMLIAPAMPAFITEHASLGAPFYLGLTGGIGAVGRVLGPYFMGGLFDAGGLAPTAWLACGVAVLAVGFFLIHAYGSRRGALLAESAESAKSA
- a CDS encoding glutamine--tRNA ligase/YqeY domain fusion protein, with product MENRITPSNFIKNVITEDLRSGKVNEVVTRFPPEPNGYLHIGHAKAIWINFTLAGEFGGKTNLRFDDTNPLKEDTEYVKSIEQDVKWLGYTWENLRFASDYFEEMYERAELLINKGKAYVDDLSADQIRELRGTLTEPGKNSPYRDRSVEESLDLFRRMRAGEFKDGEKVLRAKIDMASPNINLRDPVIYRISHAHHHNTGDKWCIYPMYTYAHPLEDAIEGVTHSLCSLEFEDQRPFYDWVIAECEMPAVPHQYEFGRLNLAQTVTSKRKLKLLVDEGHVDGWDDPRMPTISGLRRRGYTPEAIRSFVYETGISKSQGLVDLQMLEHFIREDLKLKAPRTMAVLRPLKVVITNYPEGQVEWLEAENNSENEEMGSRQIPFSREIYIERDDFMENPPSKYFRLFPGNEVRLKHAYFIKCNEVIKDENGEVTELHCTYDPETKSGSGFTGRKVKGTLHWVEASHAAAAEFRLYEPLILAEEPEGEGEADELEGAVKPAQSFLDQLNPKSIEILHGFVEPELKDSKPQDKFQFFRHGYFNVDSRYSQPGNPVFNLIVSLKSSYHPPKQG
- a CDS encoding DUF2164 domain-containing protein, coding for MKPIKMTKEHRETMLDHIQEYFEVERGESIGRLAADNLLDFFMKELGPIVYNQALSDCRTLTMQRMQGLEEDIYALEWKASRK
- a CDS encoding MOSC domain-containing protein, which encodes MKIMSLNVGMPVTALYHGKTLETGIYKFPVEGPVLLSADGLTGDGQADLVNHGGPDKAVCVYPLEHYAYWEQWLGKKLNSAAFGENLATAGLLETEVCIGDIYEIGTALVQVSQPRYPCFKLSQKHGPAEFPAEVLRTGFSGFYFRVLREGELASGSAIVKVSSGYGGVPVSRVLQMMATGRGDKQGLEELVRLEALASGIRSRFQGWLDGLE
- a CDS encoding SRPBCC domain-containing protein, yielding MGYGRGGTKGAETVVTVELVPRHSGTLLSLTHAGFYDEESKNAHGQAWPFVLEQLDKQMAGETS
- a CDS encoding GNAT family N-acetyltransferase, whose amino-acid sequence is MFHFVIDDELVLKPLAVEQAGSMLLLVDQSRERLRKWLPWVDSVTDPSHMTTFIKTAIRQGSDNGGFTAGLWVSGEMAGIIGFHEIDWHNRSVGIGYWLGESFEGNGYMTSACRVFIDHALLEMELNRVEIRCATGNISSRAIPERLGFVLEGVIREAEKLPSGYVNHAVYGMVRGEWKLLR